A single Pantanalinema sp. DNA region contains:
- a CDS encoding FeoC-like transcriptional regulator, producing MLKELLGAIRNAPTSSNLELRIMLGLSRETYEQLLAHLIRMGYVEAQALEVADASCASGSCASCPIACQSSPAMGPRNLVVTAKGDRYLAKPSP from the coding sequence ATGCTAAAGGAGCTGCTCGGAGCCATTCGCAACGCCCCGACCTCCTCGAACCTCGAGCTGAGGATCATGCTGGGGCTGAGCCGCGAAACCTACGAGCAGCTCCTCGCTCACCTGATCCGCATGGGCTACGTCGAGGCGCAGGCCCTCGAGGTTGCCGACGCCTCGTGCGCCTCGGGGAGCTGCGCCTCTTGCCCCATCGCATGCCAGAGCAGCCCGGCCATGGGCCCGCGGAACCTGGTGGTCACCGCCAAGGGCGATCGCTACCTCGCAAAACCATCTCCTTGA
- the feoB gene encoding ferrous iron transport protein B, whose amino-acid sequence MTSEIPQAAKPLATVALAGNPNVGKSTLFNALTGMHQHVGNWSGKTVARMEGTHRIADRTLRIIDLPGTYSLSALSPEELIAREFIAQERPDVVVNLVDAANLERNLYLTLQLLELTDKVVVVLNLMDIAEAKGIAIDIAALEARLGVPVVPMVAERRTGKDETISIVQRLLDGEYPTRPLRATLPRPVAEAIAQVAARLDPSALGGFDPQWFARKLLEGDAAIGELAASRPSLADAASLAERLRRTPELEDLEAEVIGAQYGLLAEVMAEVVTRSTGAEDWTDRIDRVVTHRLWGLPITVLVFGLMFFITFSLATPINDWFGGILDQGGGLIRGFLTAMGAPSVAGDFAVDGLWAGFATVAGFFPVIAIFFTLFAILEDSGYLARAAFVVDRLMGSFGLHGRSFLPLLMGFGCNVPAVMAARIVDNRADRLLTILVNPLMLCQARLVLFVFFVGTFFTGLKATLAMLSLYVISVGLVLLISLAFKKTLFPGEPSPFIMELPPYHRPIARNVLAHAWRSAGGFLRRAAGQITLMTGAIWIFTHVPAGTIEQSIAGIVGHALAPIGVPMGFDWRLLVSLVGGFLAKEGALASLAVIYGVGEDGLGGVLRQNLSPLAAYAFMVVSLVYIPCYSTLVAIWRETLSVKWTAFSATYGLVLAFVLGTLIYQVGRLLGLG is encoded by the coding sequence GTGACCTCCGAAATACCCCAGGCCGCCAAGCCCCTCGCCACCGTCGCGCTGGCGGGCAACCCCAACGTCGGCAAGAGCACCCTCTTCAACGCCCTGACCGGCATGCACCAGCACGTGGGCAACTGGTCGGGCAAGACCGTCGCGCGCATGGAGGGCACCCACCGGATCGCGGATCGCACCCTTCGCATCATCGACCTGCCCGGCACCTACAGCCTCAGCGCCCTCTCCCCCGAGGAGCTCATCGCCCGCGAGTTCATCGCCCAGGAGCGCCCCGACGTGGTCGTCAACCTGGTGGATGCCGCCAACCTCGAGCGCAACCTGTACCTGACGCTCCAGCTCCTGGAGCTGACCGACAAGGTGGTGGTGGTCCTCAACCTGATGGACATCGCCGAGGCCAAGGGGATCGCCATCGACATCGCGGCCCTGGAGGCCCGCCTTGGCGTGCCGGTCGTGCCCATGGTGGCCGAGCGCCGGACGGGCAAGGACGAGACCATCTCGATCGTCCAGCGCCTGCTCGATGGCGAATACCCCACGCGCCCCTTGCGCGCCACCCTTCCGCGCCCCGTCGCCGAGGCGATCGCCCAGGTCGCCGCCAGGCTCGATCCCTCCGCCCTCGGCGGCTTCGACCCCCAGTGGTTCGCGCGCAAGCTGCTCGAGGGCGACGCGGCAATCGGCGAGCTGGCGGCCAGCCGCCCCTCGCTCGCCGACGCCGCCTCGCTCGCCGAGCGCCTGCGGCGCACCCCCGAGCTCGAGGACCTGGAGGCCGAGGTGATCGGCGCCCAGTATGGCCTCCTGGCCGAGGTCATGGCCGAGGTCGTCACCCGCAGCACCGGCGCCGAGGACTGGACCGACCGCATCGACCGGGTGGTGACCCACCGCCTGTGGGGCCTGCCCATCACGGTGCTGGTCTTCGGGCTCATGTTCTTCATCACCTTCTCGCTGGCGACGCCCATCAACGACTGGTTCGGCGGGATCCTCGACCAGGGCGGCGGCCTCATCCGTGGCTTCCTCACGGCGATGGGCGCCCCGAGCGTCGCCGGCGACTTCGCCGTGGACGGCCTGTGGGCGGGCTTCGCGACCGTGGCGGGCTTCTTTCCGGTCATCGCCATCTTCTTCACCCTCTTCGCCATCCTGGAGGACTCGGGCTACCTCGCCCGCGCCGCCTTCGTGGTCGATCGCCTCATGGGCTCCTTCGGCCTGCACGGCCGCAGCTTCCTTCCCCTGCTGATGGGCTTCGGCTGCAACGTGCCCGCGGTCATGGCCGCCCGCATCGTGGACAACCGCGCCGACCGGCTTCTGACCATCCTGGTCAACCCCCTCATGCTCTGCCAGGCGCGCCTGGTGCTGTTCGTCTTCTTCGTGGGGACCTTCTTCACCGGCCTCAAGGCGACGCTCGCCATGCTCTCGCTCTACGTCATCAGCGTGGGGCTGGTGCTCCTCATCAGCCTGGCCTTCAAGAAGACCCTGTTCCCCGGCGAGCCCTCGCCCTTCATCATGGAGCTGCCCCCCTACCACCGCCCCATCGCGCGCAACGTGCTCGCCCACGCCTGGCGCTCGGCCGGAGGATTCCTGCGCCGCGCCGCCGGCCAGATCACCCTGATGACCGGCGCCATCTGGATCTTCACCCACGTTCCCGCGGGCACCATCGAGCAGTCGATCGCGGGCATCGTGGGCCACGCCCTGGCCCCTATCGGGGTGCCCATGGGCTTCGACTGGCGCCTCCTGGTCAGCCTGGTCGGCGGCTTCCTCGCCAAGGAAGGCGCGCTCGCCTCGCTCGCCGTCATCTACGGGGTGGGGGAGGACGGCCTGGGCGGCGTGCTGCGGCAGAACCTGTCGCCGCTCGCGGCCTACGCGTTCATGGTCGTGAGCCTGGTCTACATCCCCTGCTACTCGACCCTGGTCGCCATCTGGCGCGAGACCCTCAGCGTGAAGTGGACCGCCTTCTCGGCCACCTACGGCCTCGTGCTCGCCTTCGTGCTCGGCACGCTCATCTACCAGGTGGGGCGCCTGCTGGGGCTCGGCTAG
- a CDS encoding response regulator, giving the protein MLTIVVCSPSAILRRNLTASLDRHGHRVLNTDSSISLVSACLTRKVDLALVDSDLEYLSTIDAIRCLKCTPATHHIPLVAMVHDSSQLSAFIKAGASHAITKPVEIAKLISWVEHQQLKHARA; this is encoded by the coding sequence ATGCTCACGATCGTGGTCTGCTCCCCATCGGCCATCCTGCGGCGGAACCTCACCGCCAGCCTCGATCGCCATGGCCACCGCGTGCTGAACACCGACAGCAGCATCTCGCTGGTCTCGGCCTGCCTGACCCGCAAGGTGGATCTGGCGCTGGTGGACTCGGACCTGGAATACCTCTCGACCATCGACGCGATCCGGTGCCTCAAGTGCACCCCGGCCACCCACCACATCCCCCTGGTCGCCATGGTCCACGATTCGTCCCAGCTTTCGGCGTTCATCAAGGCCGGCGCGAGTCATGCCATCACCAAGCCCGTCGAGATCGCGAAGCTCATCAGCTGGGTCGAGCACCAGCAGCTCAAGCACGCCCGCGCCTGA
- a CDS encoding CAP domain-containing protein, with the protein MRLFNQVAVGGLLLVTGCASVPLGMIPEAMTPSITTNPANLGGGSGGVEAGRPTPGRTPAPVVTPIPQPGNTPAPIATPAPVATPVAPASDLAGAEGIVFQQTNAERAKVGARALVSDPTLNALARSRSEDMVKRNYFDHVTPDGKKVFDMLKEMGFSYTTAGENIAYNSYPISQSPQQVMTAWMNSSGHKANILNTRYGRIGVGTYKRSSDGAIFYTQVFTN; encoded by the coding sequence GTGCGTCTATTCAACCAGGTTGCGGTGGGGGGACTCTTGCTGGTGACGGGCTGCGCGAGCGTTCCGCTCGGCATGATCCCCGAGGCCATGACCCCGAGCATCACGACGAACCCCGCCAACCTCGGCGGCGGCTCGGGCGGCGTCGAGGCCGGCAGGCCCACTCCCGGCCGGACGCCGGCACCCGTGGTGACGCCCATCCCGCAGCCCGGCAATACCCCTGCTCCTATCGCCACTCCGGCGCCCGTCGCGACGCCGGTGGCGCCGGCGAGCGATCTTGCAGGAGCCGAGGGGATCGTCTTCCAGCAGACCAACGCCGAGCGCGCCAAGGTGGGGGCCAGGGCCCTGGTCTCGGATCCCACCCTCAACGCGCTGGCGCGCAGCCGCAGCGAGGACATGGTCAAGCGCAACTACTTCGACCACGTCACGCCCGACGGCAAGAAGGTCTTCGACATGCTCAAGGAGATGGGCTTCTCGTACACGACCGCCGGCGAGAACATCGCCTACAACAGCTACCCGATCTCCCAGTCGCCCCAGCAGGTGATGACGGCCTGGATGAACAGCTCGGGCCACAAGGCGAACATCCTCAACACGCGCTACGGGCGCATCGGGGTGGGTACCTACAAGCGTTCGTCGGACGGGGCGATCTTCTACACTCAGGTGTTCACGAACTGA